A region of Paenibacillus thiaminolyticus DNA encodes the following proteins:
- a CDS encoding ABC transporter permease, whose amino-acid sequence MQGNADSALTMNMPAAKKKSVWKRMAQTWELYLFIAPAFLYFLIFHYGPMYGIQIAFKNFIPAKGITGSPWVGFDHFERFFNSYYFWDLLWNTLSISLYELAIGFPLPIILALAFNEVKDGFFKRTVQTVTYAPHFISVVVMAGIIITFLSPSTGILVHIIEFLGFEPAAFLTDPRWFKTVYVLSGVWQSTGWGTIIYLAALSGVDPQLHEAAIMDGASRWQRIWNINIPTIVPTITILLILNMGSILGVGFEKILLLQNPLNMEASDVISTFVYRSGLVDAQYSFSTAVGLFNSVVNAILLITVNQIARRTSETSLW is encoded by the coding sequence ATGCAAGGAAACGCAGACAGCGCTCTCACGATGAACATGCCGGCCGCCAAAAAGAAATCGGTATGGAAGCGCATGGCGCAAACTTGGGAATTGTATCTTTTTATCGCCCCTGCATTTCTTTATTTTCTTATCTTCCACTACGGTCCCATGTATGGGATTCAAATCGCGTTTAAAAACTTTATTCCGGCCAAGGGGATTACAGGAAGCCCTTGGGTAGGGTTTGATCATTTTGAGCGGTTTTTTAATTCCTACTATTTCTGGGATCTGCTGTGGAACACGCTCAGCATCAGCTTGTACGAGCTGGCGATTGGGTTTCCGCTTCCCATCATTCTTGCCTTGGCATTCAATGAAGTCAAAGACGGCTTCTTCAAGCGAACCGTGCAAACGGTTACCTACGCGCCGCATTTTATCTCCGTCGTCGTTATGGCCGGTATTATCATTACGTTCTTGTCGCCATCGACGGGGATTCTTGTACACATCATCGAATTTCTGGGCTTCGAGCCTGCCGCCTTCCTGACGGACCCGAGATGGTTCAAGACGGTCTACGTCCTGTCCGGCGTATGGCAGAGCACCGGGTGGGGCACTATCATCTACCTGGCGGCGCTCTCCGGCGTCGATCCGCAGCTCCATGAGGCCGCGATTATGGATGGCGCCAGCCGCTGGCAGCGCATCTGGAATATCAATATTCCGACCATCGTGCCGACGATTACCATCTTGTTGATTCTGAACATGGGCAGCATTCTCGGCGTAGGCTTCGAGAAAATCTTGCTCCTCCAGAACCCGCTCAACATGGAAGCATCGGACGTCATCTCCACCTTCGTCTATCGTTCGGGTCTAGTCGATGCCCAGTACAGCTTCTCCACCGCTGTCGGCTTGTTCAACTCGGTGGTTAACGCTATCTTGCTCATTACAGTCAACCAAATCGCGCGCCGCACAAGCGAAACGAGCTTGTGGTAG
- a CDS encoding helix-turn-helix domain-containing protein, protein MTFIIYQNAVNNLRSEIEQSSISQLEQAKRNIDGRMKELEEIAARISFDSKLTPYMVRHDYYGGEAIDALDKYKANSSIVNEMFLYFHGDDVLYSSRGMMSVDTMFDFVYDFSNWNKNTFVRDLNAVKVPTMRPTEQVTVNRHGQNRMLAYLVPIPTNQGYKHGTVTYLIEESMLTGMMESVLSNFQGNAYIFDQDGRVLAAASHGGEMEEEAVRRLAAVEAGIHTEQLGEVQQSVVAVKSDSNGWTYVTAMPSKQFFGRVVHIQTFILMIFAVTILFGSMLAILLAKRQYHPIRDLLEFANLKRGTDEAAEDGSNGKSELEWIRETLLSYRNQVDLQEPYARNQYLLTLLKRGAPSREDAEEMLQQLGIVLSGRSMFVIIIAWEYMVDRASSAQEREAFVQQFTEFGLARGRAMAYGVELSHTEQLALLVSMEAGAEADDESRMEAIVEDVHQLVEEHMTAIPTMGIGSLYTSPEQLNQSYIEAASALEYRIVNGKGSVTFFSNLTYEQDQNFWIAKDSLIKLTQSLKQGNATVAVDTIGAVFRKLQQQEPAIPLLRCMCFDVLNTVLKTASELGLTETAQQVPDLAKFETLEQLEAKLCELVVYICSQVEHQEESEQRSLTDEVVTYISEHYCEYDLSLEKLAEMYRVSVSYLSRSIKEKTGHTFSQHVWQLRMDEVIRHLKSGNEPLKDIIIRVGYMDVPNFIRKFKKETGHTPGQYRKLYGTGGHSSAIEEQR, encoded by the coding sequence ATGACATTTATTATTTATCAAAACGCTGTCAATAACTTGCGATCCGAGATCGAGCAATCCAGCATCAGTCAATTGGAGCAGGCGAAGCGGAATATTGATGGCCGGATGAAGGAGCTAGAGGAGATCGCGGCCCGGATCAGCTTCGACAGCAAGCTGACTCCTTATATGGTGCGCCACGACTATTATGGCGGGGAAGCGATTGATGCGCTGGATAAGTATAAAGCCAACAGCTCGATAGTGAATGAGATGTTTTTATATTTTCATGGTGATGACGTGCTCTACTCCTCCCGGGGAATGATGTCGGTCGACACGATGTTCGACTTTGTGTACGACTTCTCCAACTGGAACAAGAATACGTTCGTACGGGACTTGAACGCCGTGAAGGTGCCGACGATGCGCCCGACCGAGCAGGTGACCGTGAACCGCCACGGCCAGAACCGGATGCTGGCTTATCTGGTGCCGATTCCGACGAATCAGGGCTACAAGCATGGCACCGTCACCTACTTGATTGAAGAGTCGATGCTGACGGGGATGATGGAGTCCGTTCTGAGCAATTTCCAGGGCAATGCCTATATCTTCGATCAGGATGGCCGGGTGCTGGCGGCCGCCAGTCATGGCGGCGAGATGGAGGAGGAGGCGGTGAGGCGGCTTGCCGCCGTAGAGGCAGGCATTCATACGGAGCAGCTCGGTGAAGTGCAGCAATCCGTCGTCGCCGTCAAGTCGGACTCCAACGGCTGGACTTATGTCACCGCGATGCCGTCGAAGCAGTTCTTCGGCCGCGTCGTTCATATCCAGACCTTTATTTTGATGATCTTCGCGGTCACGATTCTGTTCGGCTCGATGCTGGCCATCCTACTCGCTAAGCGGCAGTACCACCCGATTCGCGATCTTCTCGAATTCGCCAATCTGAAGCGCGGGACTGATGAAGCGGCGGAGGACGGCAGCAATGGAAAGTCGGAGCTGGAATGGATTCGGGAGACGCTGCTGTCTTATCGGAACCAGGTGGATCTGCAGGAGCCGTATGCCCGGAATCAGTACTTGCTGACGCTGCTGAAGCGCGGCGCCCCGAGCCGGGAGGATGCGGAGGAAATGCTGCAGCAATTAGGGATTGTCCTCTCGGGCAGGAGCATGTTTGTTATTATTATAGCATGGGAATATATGGTAGATCGGGCATCTTCCGCGCAGGAACGGGAAGCGTTCGTGCAGCAGTTTACGGAGTTCGGACTGGCGAGAGGGAGGGCCATGGCCTATGGCGTCGAGCTGTCCCACACCGAGCAGCTGGCGCTCCTTGTCAGCATGGAGGCGGGGGCGGAAGCGGATGATGAGTCGCGCATGGAGGCCATCGTAGAAGATGTGCACCAGCTTGTCGAGGAGCATATGACCGCTATTCCGACGATGGGCATCGGCAGCTTGTACACGAGTCCCGAACAGCTTAACCAATCTTATATTGAAGCCGCATCGGCGCTGGAGTACCGGATCGTGAACGGCAAGGGCAGCGTCACGTTCTTCTCGAATCTGACCTATGAGCAGGATCAGAACTTCTGGATCGCTAAAGATTCTCTCATCAAGCTGACCCAGAGCTTGAAGCAGGGCAATGCGACGGTGGCAGTCGACACGATCGGAGCGGTGTTCCGGAAGCTGCAACAGCAAGAGCCGGCGATCCCGCTGCTGCGGTGCATGTGCTTCGATGTCCTGAATACGGTGCTGAAGACTGCCTCTGAGCTGGGCTTGACGGAGACGGCGCAGCAGGTACCCGATCTGGCGAAGTTCGAGACGCTGGAGCAGCTGGAGGCGAAGCTGTGCGAGCTGGTTGTCTATATTTGCAGCCAAGTGGAGCATCAGGAAGAGTCGGAGCAGCGCTCGTTGACCGACGAGGTCGTAACTTATATCTCGGAGCATTATTGCGAATATGATCTGAGTCTGGAGAAGCTGGCCGAGATGTACCGGGTATCCGTCTCTTATTTGAGCCGGTCCATTAAGGAGAAGACCGGGCATACGTTCTCGCAGCATGTGTGGCAGCTCCGCATGGATGAAGTGATCCGCCATCTGAAGAGCGGCAACGAACCGCTCAAAGATATTATTATCCGGGTCGGTTATATGGATGTGCCGAATTTTATCCGCAAGTTCAAGAAAGAAACTGGACATACGCCGGGACAATACCGGAAGCTGTACGGAACCGGAGGCCATTCATCCGCGATTGAGGAGCAGCGATGA
- a CDS encoding ABC transporter permease has translation MRRSFGIIAPVVLWLTIFLVVPMLAVFAVSFMQRDELGNVIFTFTLEHYARFFDPLYLGIYWDTLWLSIVTTAICLLLAYPLAYYISQASPGRQKMWLILITVPFWINFLIRAYAWVLLLRTQGIVNQVLLDVGWIQEPLQMLYTKGAVLLGMVYTFIPFMVLPIYVALEQMDKRLLEAASDLGAGRWSAFWHITLPQTKSGIMTGSVLVFVTTTGMFVVTDILGGAKAQMLSNIIQNQFLGARNWPFGSALSVVFVISALIIIGLFQWAIRSKYEASKEARA, from the coding sequence ATGAGACGCTCCTTCGGCATCATTGCGCCGGTCGTGTTGTGGCTGACGATATTTCTCGTCGTGCCGATGCTCGCGGTATTCGCCGTATCCTTCATGCAACGCGACGAGTTGGGCAATGTCATATTTACGTTTACGCTGGAACATTATGCCCGCTTTTTTGACCCGCTCTACTTGGGCATTTACTGGGATACGCTATGGCTCTCGATTGTGACGACAGCGATCTGCCTGCTGCTCGCTTACCCGCTGGCCTATTACATTTCCCAGGCGAGCCCGGGGCGGCAGAAGATGTGGCTCATTCTCATTACGGTTCCTTTCTGGATCAACTTCTTGATCCGCGCTTATGCCTGGGTGCTGCTGCTGCGGACGCAGGGTATCGTGAACCAGGTGCTGCTGGATGTCGGATGGATTCAAGAGCCGCTCCAGATGCTGTATACCAAAGGAGCCGTGCTGCTCGGGATGGTGTATACGTTCATCCCGTTCATGGTGCTGCCCATTTATGTCGCTCTGGAGCAAATGGATAAGCGGCTGCTGGAAGCGGCCAGCGATCTTGGTGCAGGCCGCTGGAGCGCATTCTGGCATATTACGCTGCCGCAGACCAAGTCGGGAATTATGACCGGAAGCGTGCTGGTCTTCGTCACGACGACAGGCATGTTCGTGGTCACCGATATTTTGGGCGGCGCCAAGGCGCAAATGCTGAGCAATATTATTCAGAACCAGTTCCTTGGGGCGCGCAACTGGCCGTTCGGCTCTGCCTTGTCAGTGGTGTTCGTCATCAGCGCCTTGATTATTATCGGATTGTTCCAGTGGGCGATCCGATCCAAATATGAGGCATCGAAGGAGGCGAGGGCATGA
- a CDS encoding ABC transporter ATP-binding protein has product MLLIQLVNVEKHFAGQPVVHPLSLTIDEGEFLTLLGPSGCGKTTILRMIAGFELPTAGEIRLDGVNVTQLPPNKRDLNLVFQHYALFPHMTVEQNIQFGLKMKKIPQAEQRERIAEAIRLTQLTPLAARYPHQLSGGQQQRVAIARAIANKPKVLLLDEPLGALDLQLRKNLQGELKQLQRNLGITFVYVTHDQEEAMMMSDRIVIMNNGRVEQVGSPKEIYERPETLFAATFVGENNVFHEDNMFTVRPEKIRISEETEGVRKAGIIQDIVYLGNIHKLIVHMENEQTTVTAVLDFTDTRSWQIGQRVGVHWNAGDEVIIGP; this is encoded by the coding sequence ATGCTCTTGATACAACTGGTAAATGTGGAGAAACACTTTGCCGGGCAACCCGTAGTACATCCTTTGTCGCTCACGATTGATGAGGGAGAATTTCTAACGCTGCTCGGCCCAAGTGGTTGTGGCAAGACCACGATTTTGCGTATGATTGCCGGCTTCGAGCTGCCTACGGCAGGCGAGATTCGGTTGGACGGCGTGAACGTGACGCAATTGCCTCCGAATAAACGGGATCTGAATCTCGTATTCCAGCATTACGCTCTGTTCCCCCATATGACGGTGGAGCAAAATATTCAATTCGGTCTAAAAATGAAAAAAATTCCGCAAGCGGAACAGCGTGAGCGCATCGCTGAAGCGATCCGGCTCACACAGCTGACTCCGCTCGCTGCGCGATATCCGCATCAGCTGTCCGGCGGTCAGCAGCAGCGTGTCGCCATTGCGCGGGCGATCGCCAACAAGCCGAAGGTGCTGCTTCTGGATGAGCCGCTCGGCGCGCTTGACTTGCAGCTCCGCAAAAACCTGCAGGGCGAATTGAAGCAGCTGCAGCGGAATTTGGGAATTACGTTTGTCTATGTTACTCATGATCAGGAAGAAGCAATGATGATGTCCGACCGGATCGTCATCATGAACAACGGCCGCGTCGAACAGGTGGGCTCGCCTAAAGAAATTTACGAACGCCCGGAGACGTTGTTTGCAGCTACGTTCGTCGGTGAGAACAATGTCTTCCATGAAGACAATATGTTCACCGTCCGTCCGGAGAAGATTCGTATCTCGGAGGAGACGGAAGGCGTGCGCAAGGCGGGAATTATACAGGATATTGTCTATTTAGGGAATATTCATAAATTGATTGTTCATATGGAAAATGAACAGACTACGGTGACAGCGGTGCTTGATTTTACGGACACCCGTTCATGGCAGATCGGACAACGTGTCGGCGTTCATTGGAACGCGGGAGACGAGGTGATTATCGGCCCATGA
- a CDS encoding ABC transporter permease, whose amino-acid sequence MKTASASKQHPLLACHSFLLLLFIYIPIILIMIFSFNDSRLNASWSGFTFKWYGSLFQNRQVMEALSNSVIIALVSTVLSTVFGTMAALAMRRMLSRMKKGIAGLLYLPIIVPDIIMGLSLLVLFSQLNMPLGKTTVIVAHITFSISYVYVIVSSRLANMGGQLEEAASDLGATPWQTFRFVTLPSIWPGIIAGALIAFTLSIDDFLISFFVAGPNSTTLPIYIYGSVKRGISPEINALCTLLILLSVGLIVLAQWMLNRGNGEKKSSMLPF is encoded by the coding sequence ATGAAGACAGCATCCGCATCGAAGCAGCATCCGCTGTTGGCTTGCCACTCGTTCCTGCTGCTTCTGTTCATTTACATTCCGATCATATTGATTATGATCTTTTCATTTAATGATTCGCGGCTGAATGCAAGCTGGAGCGGATTTACCTTCAAATGGTACGGGTCTTTGTTCCAGAACCGGCAGGTGATGGAGGCGCTGAGCAACAGCGTTATTATCGCGCTCGTTTCGACGGTGTTATCCACGGTATTCGGCACGATGGCAGCGCTTGCGATGCGGCGCATGCTGAGCCGAATGAAAAAAGGAATCGCCGGCTTGCTCTACTTGCCGATCATCGTGCCGGACATCATTATGGGGCTGTCGCTGCTCGTGCTGTTCAGCCAGCTGAATATGCCGCTCGGCAAGACGACGGTCATCGTCGCGCATATTACGTTCAGTATCTCGTATGTATATGTCATCGTCTCCTCGCGGCTCGCGAATATGGGCGGACAGCTGGAAGAGGCGGCTTCGGATCTGGGAGCGACGCCGTGGCAGACGTTCCGCTTTGTCACCTTGCCGTCGATATGGCCGGGGATTATCGCGGGGGCGCTGATTGCCTTTACGCTGTCGATCGACGACTTCCTGATCAGCTTTTTCGTGGCGGGACCGAACTCGACGACGCTGCCGATCTATATTTACGGCTCGGTCAAGCGCGGCATTTCGCCGGAGATTAATGCGCTGTGCACACTGCTTATTTTGCTAAGCGTCGGGCTGATTGTGCTGGCGCAATGGATGCTGAACCGCGGCAACGGCGAGAAGAAAAGTTCGATGCTGCCGTTTTGA
- a CDS encoding SIMPL domain-containing protein — protein sequence MMNGNSHGRNWRRTAVAAVVVGTLLFGAWGAAAPQSVQAAGEASIMDKNTITVMGQGELEVTPDIAYVDIVTESKADTAAQAQKLNAAAFDKAKQVLTKYGIADTQVKTTDFSVNPVYKYAENSEPKVVGYEARHAVRVAYRDLAKLGNLVDAVAGADSTRVQQIQFDIEKRDAFESQVLEKAVKHAASKAGALAKAANRQVGPALTIVESGADWQPVRVMSEKLSMMNASAADAAGSAPQGGQVKLRAQVQVLFEMK from the coding sequence ATGATGAATGGAAACTCACATGGACGGAACTGGCGGCGGACGGCGGTGGCAGCCGTCGTCGTCGGCACATTGCTGTTCGGCGCATGGGGAGCTGCAGCTCCACAGTCGGTACAAGCGGCAGGGGAGGCTTCGATCATGGACAAAAACACGATTACGGTTATGGGACAAGGCGAATTGGAGGTTACGCCGGATATTGCTTATGTCGATATCGTCACGGAATCGAAGGCGGATACGGCGGCGCAAGCCCAAAAGCTGAATGCCGCGGCATTCGACAAGGCGAAGCAGGTGTTGACCAAATACGGAATTGCGGATACCCAAGTGAAAACGACTGATTTTTCCGTCAATCCGGTCTATAAATATGCGGAGAACAGCGAACCGAAGGTTGTCGGTTATGAAGCCCGCCACGCCGTTCGCGTCGCGTACCGCGACCTCGCGAAGCTGGGCAATCTGGTAGATGCGGTGGCCGGAGCCGATTCGACACGGGTGCAGCAGATTCAATTCGATATCGAGAAGCGCGACGCCTTCGAATCTCAAGTGCTTGAAAAGGCTGTGAAGCATGCGGCGAGCAAGGCGGGTGCGCTGGCCAAGGCAGCCAATCGCCAGGTCGGACCGGCGCTTACGATAGTGGAATCCGGCGCGGACTGGCAGCCGGTGCGGGTCATGAGCGAGAAGCTGTCGATGATGAACGCTTCCGCCGCTGACGCTGCCGGCTCGGCTCCTCAGGGCGGCCAGGTGAAGCTGCGTGCGCAAGTGCAGGTTCTGTTCGAAATGAAATAA
- a CDS encoding ABC transporter substrate-binding protein, with product MKKMKWFAAVLAGMLTISALAGCSSSKDTLNLYTWADNFNPEMIEKFEAENNVKVNMAVFANNEELLAKIKAGGANYDLIQPSDYMVASMIKQDLLETINKDNIPNFQYVVDRFKNPEYDPNSEHSIIYMWGVTGIAYNKKHIAEAPTSWADLWKDEYKGKVLLLDDNREIIGMALKKAGKSNSADNEADINAAADDLRKLVPNVVAFDTDNIKQKMIQEEGWIGTVWSGDAAFIAEENPDIAYVVPQEGSTIFADTYAIPKGAKNKELAEKFINFMLDPENSAKNYEFVGYSNPVMKAKEFHSEEYLNNPMINLTDEELGRTEWLLDVGKSIQLYDRLWTELKSGR from the coding sequence TTGAAAAAAATGAAATGGTTCGCTGCCGTATTGGCGGGAATGCTGACAATCTCCGCGTTGGCCGGATGCTCTTCGAGCAAAGACACGTTGAATTTGTATACGTGGGCGGATAATTTCAATCCAGAGATGATTGAGAAGTTCGAAGCAGAGAACAACGTCAAGGTAAATATGGCGGTGTTCGCGAACAATGAGGAGCTTCTGGCCAAGATCAAGGCCGGCGGAGCAAACTATGATCTCATACAGCCATCGGATTATATGGTGGCCAGCATGATTAAGCAGGATTTGCTTGAGACGATCAACAAGGATAACATTCCGAACTTCCAATACGTAGTAGACCGTTTCAAAAATCCGGAATATGACCCGAATAGCGAGCATTCTATTATTTATATGTGGGGCGTAACGGGCATTGCATATAATAAGAAGCATATTGCCGAAGCGCCGACAAGCTGGGCCGATCTATGGAAGGACGAGTATAAGGGCAAAGTGCTGCTGCTGGACGACAATCGCGAGATTATCGGGATGGCGCTCAAAAAAGCGGGCAAATCGAACAGCGCGGATAACGAGGCCGACATCAATGCGGCTGCGGACGACCTGCGGAAGCTGGTGCCGAATGTGGTCGCTTTCGATACCGACAACATCAAGCAGAAGATGATCCAGGAAGAGGGCTGGATCGGGACGGTATGGTCCGGCGACGCGGCCTTCATCGCGGAGGAGAATCCGGATATTGCCTATGTCGTTCCGCAGGAAGGCAGCACGATCTTCGCGGACACCTACGCCATCCCTAAGGGAGCCAAGAACAAGGAATTGGCCGAGAAATTCATCAACTTCATGCTTGATCCGGAGAACAGCGCGAAGAACTATGAGTTCGTTGGCTACAGCAACCCGGTTATGAAGGCGAAGGAATTCCACAGCGAGGAATATTTGAATAATCCGATGATCAACCTGACGGATGAAGAGCTTGGGCGCACGGAGTGGCTGCTCGATGTCGGCAAGTCGATTCAATTGTATGACCGCCTGTGGACGGAGCTGAAGAGCGGCCGATAA
- a CDS encoding gluconeogenesis factor YvcK family protein, which produces MGGGTGLSVMLRGLKEKPLDITAIVTVADDGGSSGILRQELQMPPPGDIRNVLTALADVEPSLSEMLKYRFPNGTGLAGHSLGNLILAAMTDITGDFVAGIRELSRVLAVRGRVLPAANQAIVLNAEMTDGTIVEGESAIPQAGQRIKRVFFEPAQVEALPEAVHALQEADAILVGPGSLYTSIIPTLLVPKLAQAVKESDAVKIFVCNVMTQPGETDNYKVSDHLEAIQQHVGEHLFDYVIVNDGEIPPQVQDRYAEQGARAVHLDLDEVTKRGYKVIADSLVLFRTYLRHDAEKLSHHIYQLVENWMLRKR; this is translated from the coding sequence ATGGGCGGCGGTACGGGACTGTCTGTCATGCTGCGCGGCCTGAAGGAGAAGCCGTTGGATATTACGGCTATCGTAACGGTCGCCGATGACGGGGGGAGTTCCGGTATTTTGCGCCAGGAACTGCAGATGCCGCCGCCGGGGGATATTCGCAACGTCTTGACGGCGTTGGCGGATGTGGAGCCCTCGTTGTCAGAGATGCTGAAATACCGGTTCCCGAATGGAACCGGCCTGGCTGGGCACAGCCTTGGGAATCTCATCCTAGCGGCCATGACGGATATAACGGGCGACTTCGTCGCGGGCATCCGTGAATTAAGCCGGGTACTGGCCGTTCGCGGGCGCGTGCTGCCGGCCGCCAATCAGGCAATTGTGCTGAATGCGGAGATGACCGACGGCACCATCGTGGAGGGCGAGTCTGCGATACCGCAGGCAGGCCAGCGCATCAAGCGGGTCTTCTTCGAGCCTGCGCAGGTGGAGGCGCTTCCTGAGGCCGTGCATGCGCTGCAGGAGGCGGATGCGATCCTGGTCGGTCCGGGAAGTCTATATACGAGTATTATCCCGACGCTGCTTGTCCCGAAGCTGGCACAAGCGGTCAAGGAGTCGGACGCCGTCAAAATCTTCGTCTGCAACGTCATGACGCAGCCGGGAGAGACGGATAATTACAAGGTCAGTGACCATCTCGAAGCCATCCAGCAGCATGTAGGCGAGCATCTCTTCGATTATGTCATCGTCAATGATGGAGAGATCCCGCCGCAAGTGCAGGACCGCTACGCCGAGCAGGGGGCGCGTGCAGTGCATTTGGATTTGGATGAAGTGACGAAGAGAGGTTACAAGGTGATCGCCGATTCCCTCGTATTGTTCCGCACGTATTTGCGGCATGATGCGGAAAAGCTGAGCCATCACATTTATCAGCTGGTGGAGAATTGGATGTTACGAAAGAGGTGA
- the whiA gene encoding DNA-binding protein WhiA has product MSFAAQTKKELTLIESDACCERAELAALMRMNGSVQLSSNRKVILDVSTENAAIARRIYTFIKRFYQVHTELLVRKKMRLKKNNVYIVRIPSQVQEILHDLHIVAEGFQFTDGIDKRIIVNNCCKRAYLRGAFLAGGSVNNPEGSSYHLEISSMYEEHCKAIVELANEFRLNARFIERKKGFVLYIKEGEKIIEFLNIIGAHQALFKFEDVRIMRDMRNSVNRIVNCETANLNKTIGAAVRQIENIRLIEKEIGLEQLPDKLREVAEVRLAHPDLNLKEVGEMLKGKVSKSGVNHRLRKIDEMAERIRNG; this is encoded by the coding sequence ATGTCCTTTGCAGCGCAGACGAAAAAGGAATTGACGTTAATTGAGTCCGATGCATGCTGTGAACGGGCAGAATTGGCAGCGTTAATGCGCATGAACGGCTCCGTCCAGCTCTCTTCGAACCGCAAGGTCATTCTGGATGTTTCGACGGAGAACGCGGCGATTGCCCGCCGGATATACACGTTCATCAAAAGGTTCTATCAGGTGCATACGGAATTGCTGGTGCGTAAAAAAATGCGCTTGAAGAAAAATAATGTGTATATCGTCCGCATTCCTTCCCAGGTGCAGGAGATTCTGCATGATCTGCATATCGTAGCCGAAGGGTTCCAGTTCACCGATGGAATAGATAAGCGGATTATCGTGAACAATTGCTGTAAACGGGCTTATTTGCGGGGGGCGTTTCTTGCCGGCGGATCGGTTAACAATCCGGAGGGATCCTCTTACCATCTCGAGATTTCATCGATGTACGAAGAGCATTGCAAGGCAATTGTTGAATTGGCCAATGAATTCCGGCTCAATGCCAGGTTCATCGAACGCAAAAAAGGGTTCGTGCTGTACATTAAAGAAGGCGAGAAGATCATTGAGTTCCTCAATATTATCGGCGCGCATCAGGCGTTGTTCAAGTTCGAAGACGTCCGGATCATGCGGGATATGCGGAACTCCGTGAACCGGATTGTCAACTGCGAGACGGCGAATCTGAACAAGACGATTGGCGCGGCCGTGCGCCAGATCGAGAATATCCGCCTGATCGAGAAGGAGATTGGACTGGAACAGCTTCCAGACAAGCTCCGGGAAGTGGCGGAGGTGCGTCTGGCTCATCCCGATCTGAATCTGAAGGAAGTCGGTGAGATGCTCAAGGGGAAGGTCAGCAAGTCCGGAGTCAATCACCGGCTGCGGAAAATTGATGAAATGGCTGAAAGAATAAGAAACGGATGA
- a CDS encoding HPr family phosphocarrier protein: protein MAQQPVVVRLKTGLHARPAALFVQEANKYSSDIFVEKEDKKVNAKSIMGIMSLAIGSGTSITITADGADAEQAVSALVSLVSKEELEN from the coding sequence ATGGCTCAACAACCAGTTGTGGTACGTTTGAAGACAGGATTGCATGCACGACCGGCGGCCTTGTTCGTTCAAGAAGCGAATAAATATTCTTCGGATATCTTCGTGGAAAAGGAAGATAAAAAAGTAAATGCGAAGAGCATTATGGGGATCATGAGTCTTGCAATCGGCTCAGGCACGTCCATTACCATTACGGCGGACGGCGCGGACGCAGAACAGGCTGTAAGCGCTTTAGTATCCTTGGTCAGCAAGGAAGAGTTGGAAAACTAA